The Armatimonadota bacterium region ACGAATTCGCTCCTGAGCATCTCAGCCTACTGATTGAATACCCGGACAAGGCTCAGCCTTACATTAAGAACGCAGGCTGTATCTTGGTCGGCGCATGGACCGCGCAAGCAATGGGAGACTATGTCGCAGGCCCCAGCCATTGCCTGCCGACAGGCGGCGCCGCGCGATTCGCATCGCCGCTCGGCGTCGACTTCTTTATCAAGCGAACCAGCCTAATCTGGCTGACCCAGCAGGAATCGACAGCGCTGATCCAATCGGTCAGCGCTCTGGCCCAAGAAGAAGGCCTGCCCCAACATGCCAAAGCGGCCGAAATTCGACTACAATAATAGAAGAACCATGGCAAACCCAGGCATACGATACGCAGAGATTGAGCGCGAAACCAGCGAAACGCAATTGCGCGTAGCCATCGACTTAGATGGCAGCGGCGCAGGCGAGATCGATACAGGCATCGGTTTCTTCGACCACATGCTCACCCAAATCGCCTGTCACGGCCTCATCGATCTGGTCGTAACCGGGCACGGCGACCTCTATGTCGACGAGCATCATTTGATCGAAGACGTGGGCATTTGCCTCGGCAAAGCGGTCAACAAGGCGCTGGGCGAGCGCCGAGGCATTCAGCGATATGGATGGGCGACCGTGCCAATGGACGAATCGCTGGCTGCCGTTGCGATCGACTTTTCTGGACGGCCTTACTTGGCATTTGACGCCGCTTTC contains the following coding sequences:
- the hisB gene encoding imidazoleglycerol-phosphate dehydratase HisB — translated: MANPGIRYAEIERETSETQLRVAIDLDGSGAGEIDTGIGFFDHMLTQIACHGLIDLVVTGHGDLYVDEHHLIEDVGICLGKAVNKALGERRGIQRYGWATVPMDESLAAVAIDFSGRPYLAFDAAFSRESVGLMPTEMVAEFFRAFSTHAAATLHIRLLSGENDHHKIEAIFKAFALALEQAVALHPRQKVAPSSKGILETAE